In Stutzerimonas stutzeri, a genomic segment contains:
- a CDS encoding DUF3426 domain-containing protein: protein MTSFVTQCPHCRTSFRVTRAQLAAARGVVRCGACVELFNAARHLQGNDTANELDADSAMVDRQQVQAHTPLARSTADESTLWIHDDLDLDSLDLDEELAKLERQELELSREFLELQPQSSEGLQPHLEDQSTADDEVWTEQLLRAETDTPAMKHRTQAEPPSIAKPSPSAVDLQFTPVSDERPALPSPLAVPRGPLSTQLDSQERVEPVLDSLIEPNEEPPRPALAKRTGAENEYEPGHSGRQEREDPLFELDDEPLQLDWEARQRPWGRWLGWGLLNLIALLALASQYVAYNFDEIARQNEYRPWLERLCPALGCELPPRVDISQIKSSNLVVRSHPDFSGALVVDAIIYNRAAFAQPFPLLEVRFADIQGQTLAQRTFKPGEYLSGELAGQREMPSQIPIHIALDILDPGTKAVNYSLSFRSPD from the coding sequence ATGACCAGCTTCGTCACCCAATGCCCGCATTGTCGCACCAGCTTCCGCGTCACCCGCGCCCAGCTTGCCGCCGCCCGTGGCGTGGTGCGTTGTGGAGCCTGCGTGGAGCTGTTCAATGCTGCTCGCCACCTGCAAGGGAACGATACGGCCAACGAGCTCGATGCGGATTCGGCGATGGTCGACCGCCAGCAGGTGCAAGCCCACACGCCACTGGCGAGATCCACGGCAGACGAGAGCACGCTGTGGATCCACGATGATCTGGACCTGGACAGCCTGGATCTGGATGAGGAATTGGCGAAGCTCGAACGACAGGAACTGGAGCTGTCGCGCGAGTTTCTCGAGCTACAACCGCAATCCAGCGAAGGCTTGCAGCCACACCTGGAGGACCAATCGACCGCCGATGACGAGGTCTGGACTGAGCAACTGCTGAGGGCGGAAACCGACACGCCAGCCATGAAGCACCGGACGCAAGCGGAGCCACCCTCCATCGCCAAACCGAGCCCTTCTGCGGTGGATTTACAGTTCACCCCCGTTAGCGATGAGCGACCTGCTCTGCCAAGCCCGCTCGCTGTCCCACGCGGCCCGCTGAGCACGCAGCTTGATTCACAAGAGCGCGTAGAGCCGGTCCTCGACAGTCTTATCGAGCCCAACGAGGAGCCGCCGCGTCCCGCTCTTGCGAAACGTACCGGAGCTGAAAACGAGTACGAACCGGGACATTCGGGACGCCAAGAGCGCGAGGACCCGTTATTCGAGCTCGACGACGAGCCTTTGCAGCTAGACTGGGAAGCGCGCCAGCGTCCCTGGGGCCGCTGGCTGGGGTGGGGGCTTTTGAATCTGATCGCCCTACTTGCACTAGCGAGCCAGTATGTGGCGTACAACTTCGACGAGATAGCCCGGCAGAACGAATACCGCCCGTGGCTCGAGCGCCTCTGCCCTGCTCTGGGTTGCGAGCTGCCGCCCAGGGTTGATATCAGCCAGATCAAGAGCAGCAATCTGGTGGTACGCAGCCATCCGGACTTCTCTGGAGCGCTGGTTGTGGATGCGATCATCTACAACCGCGCGGCTTTCGCTCAGCCGTTCCCGCTGCTGGAAGTCCGCTTCGCCGATATCCAGGGACAGACGCTGGCACAGCGCACCTTCAAACCTGGCGAGTATCTCTCCGGAGAGCTCGCCGGTCAGCGTGAGATGCCCTCGCAGATTCCCATTCATATCGCGCTGGACATTCTCGACCCAGGCACCAAAGCGGTGAATTACAGCCTGAGTTTCCGCTCCCCCGACTAA
- the dusB gene encoding tRNA dihydrouridine synthase DusB has product MSAVRIGPYVLPNRLILAPMAGVTDQPFRQLCRRLGAGLVVSEMVTSDVRLWNSRKSRLRLLHEGDPEPRSVQIAGGDPQMLAEAAARNVEMGAQIIDINMGCPAKKVCNKAAGSALMKDERLVREILEAVIEAVDVPVTLKIRTGWDRQNKNGLTVAKIAEQSGIAALAVHGRTRADLYTGDAEYDTIAAIKQAVSIPVFANGDIDTPLKASQVLKATGADALLIGRAAQGRPWIFREINHYLATGELLAPPDLTEIERILLEHLGALHAFYGDVMGVRIARKHVSWYLATLPGAREYRARFNGLEDRDAQCASVRAFLAERRTGPDSGDGKGVAA; this is encoded by the coding sequence ATGTCAGCGGTACGCATCGGTCCTTACGTCCTTCCGAATCGATTGATCCTCGCGCCCATGGCTGGCGTGACCGATCAGCCGTTCCGCCAGTTATGCCGGCGCCTCGGCGCGGGCCTGGTGGTTTCGGAGATGGTGACCAGTGACGTACGCCTGTGGAACAGTCGCAAGTCGCGTCTGCGCCTGTTGCATGAGGGTGACCCGGAGCCGCGCTCCGTGCAGATCGCCGGGGGTGATCCGCAGATGCTGGCCGAGGCTGCCGCTCGTAACGTCGAGATGGGTGCGCAGATTATCGACATCAACATGGGATGTCCGGCGAAGAAGGTCTGCAACAAGGCCGCCGGATCGGCGCTGATGAAAGATGAACGACTGGTCCGCGAGATACTCGAGGCCGTGATCGAAGCGGTTGATGTACCGGTGACGCTGAAGATCCGCACCGGGTGGGACAGGCAAAACAAGAACGGACTCACGGTGGCGAAGATCGCCGAGCAATCCGGAATCGCAGCGTTGGCGGTGCATGGGCGTACACGTGCCGACCTTTATACCGGCGACGCGGAGTACGACACCATCGCAGCGATCAAACAGGCGGTATCGATTCCGGTATTTGCCAATGGCGATATCGATACGCCATTAAAGGCAAGTCAGGTTCTGAAGGCGACAGGTGCCGATGCACTGCTCATTGGCCGCGCGGCCCAGGGTAGACCTTGGATCTTCCGCGAGATCAATCACTACCTCGCTACCGGCGAGCTGCTGGCTCCGCCAGATCTGACCGAGATCGAACGCATCCTGCTGGAGCACTTGGGTGCGCTTCATGCCTTCTACGGCGATGTCATGGGCGTGCGGATAGCTCGCAAGCATGTCAGTTGGTATCTCGCAACACTACCCGGCGCGCGCGAATACCGTGCCCGGTTCAATGGTTTGGAAGACAGGGACGCGCAATGCGCCAGTGTTCGGGCATTTCTGGCCGAACGCCGAACAGGCCCTGATTCAGGGGATGGAAAAGGGGTGGCTGCATGA
- the fis gene encoding DNA-binding transcriptional regulator Fis: protein MTLLNETLATGITSVSDNVNLKQHLNTPSEAGQTLRGSVEKALHNYFAHLEGADVTDVYNLVLSEVEAPLLETVMNYVKGNQTKASELLGLNRGTLRKKLKQYDLL from the coding sequence ATGACGCTGTTGAACGAAACACTGGCAACTGGAATAACATCCGTGAGCGACAACGTGAACCTCAAGCAACACCTCAACACACCGAGCGAAGCAGGCCAGACCCTGCGCGGCAGTGTGGAAAAGGCGTTGCACAACTATTTCGCCCATCTCGAAGGCGCAGACGTCACGGACGTTTACAACCTGGTGCTTTCCGAAGTGGAGGCGCCGCTGCTCGAAACCGTGATGAATTACGTCAAGGGCAACCAGACCAAGGCCTCCGAGCTGCTGGGCCTGAATCGCGGCACCTTGCGCAAGAAACTCAAGCAGTACGACCTTCTCTGA
- the purH gene encoding bifunctional phosphoribosylaminoimidazolecarboxamide formyltransferase/IMP cyclohydrolase codes for MTDQSTRLPVRRALISVSDKTGVIDFARELVALGVEILSTGGTFKLLRENDIAAVEVADYTGFPEMMDGRVKTLHPKIHGGILGRRDLDGAVMAEHGINPIDLVAVNLYPFAATVAKPGCSLPDAIENIDIGGPTMVRSAAKNHKDVAIVVNADDYASVIENLQNGGLTYAQRFDLALKAFEHTASYDGMIANYLGTVDQSAEALSTEGRSLLPRTFTTQFVKAQDMRYGENPHQIAAFYVETADEACIATARQLQGKELSFNNVADTDAALECVKSFVKPACVIVKHANPCGVAVVPEDEGGIRQAYELAYATDSESAFGGIIAFNRELDGDTAQAIVERQFVEVIIAPSVSAEAREVVASKANVRLLECGQWPTERAPGWDFKRVNGGLLVQSRDIAMIGEADLKVVTQRAPSEQEIHDLIFAWKVAKFVKSNAIVYAKNRQTVGVGAGQMSRVNSARIAAIKAEHAGLPVPGAVMASDAFFPFRDGIDNAAKAGITAVIQPGGSMRDAEVIAAADEAGIAMVFTGMRHFRH; via the coding sequence ATGACCGACCAAAGCACTCGCCTTCCCGTCCGCCGCGCGCTGATCAGTGTGTCCGACAAGACAGGCGTGATTGATTTCGCCCGCGAGCTCGTCGCGCTCGGCGTCGAGATTCTATCCACCGGCGGCACCTTCAAATTGCTGCGCGAAAACGATATTGCTGCGGTAGAGGTCGCCGATTACACCGGCTTTCCGGAAATGATGGACGGCCGGGTGAAAACGCTGCATCCAAAGATCCACGGTGGCATTCTCGGCCGTCGCGATCTTGACGGGGCGGTCATGGCTGAACATGGCATCAACCCGATCGACCTGGTCGCGGTCAATCTCTATCCCTTTGCCGCCACTGTCGCCAAGCCCGGCTGCTCCCTGCCGGATGCCATTGAAAACATCGATATCGGCGGCCCGACCATGGTCCGCAGCGCCGCTAAGAACCACAAGGACGTCGCCATCGTGGTCAATGCCGACGACTACGCCAGCGTCATCGAGAACCTGCAGAACGGCGGTCTAACCTATGCCCAGCGTTTCGACCTGGCGCTCAAGGCCTTCGAGCACACCGCGTCCTATGACGGCATGATTGCCAACTATCTGGGTACGGTCGACCAGAGCGCCGAAGCCCTATCAACCGAAGGCCGCAGTCTGCTGCCCCGCACCTTCACCACCCAGTTCGTCAAGGCGCAGGACATGCGCTACGGCGAGAACCCGCACCAGATCGCGGCGTTCTACGTCGAAACCGCCGACGAAGCCTGTATCGCCACCGCCCGTCAGTTGCAAGGTAAAGAGCTGTCCTTCAACAACGTCGCCGATACCGACGCCGCACTGGAGTGCGTGAAGAGTTTCGTCAAGCCGGCCTGCGTCATCGTCAAGCACGCCAATCCCTGCGGCGTCGCCGTGGTCCCGGAAGACGAAGGCGGCATCCGCCAAGCCTATGAACTGGCGTACGCCACCGATAGCGAGTCGGCATTCGGCGGCATTATCGCCTTCAACCGCGAGCTGGACGGCGACACCGCACAAGCCATCGTCGAGCGCCAGTTCGTCGAGGTGATCATCGCGCCGAGCGTTTCTGCCGAAGCCCGTGAGGTGGTCGCGAGCAAAGCGAATGTACGTCTGCTCGAATGCGGCCAGTGGCCAACCGAGCGCGCGCCGGGCTGGGATTTCAAGCGCGTCAACGGCGGCCTGCTGGTACAGAGCCGCGACATCGCGATGATCGGTGAAGCCGACCTCAAGGTCGTCACCCAGCGTGCCCCGTCCGAACAGGAAATCCACGACCTGATCTTCGCCTGGAAAGTGGCGAAATTCGTCAAATCCAATGCCATTGTCTACGCCAAGAACCGTCAGACAGTAGGCGTTGGCGCAGGCCAGATGAGCCGCGTCAACTCCGCGCGTATCGCCGCGATCAAGGCCGAGCACGCCGGCTTGCCAGTTCCGGGCGCCGTGATGGCCAGCGATGCCTTTTTCCCCTTCCGCGATGGTATCGATAATGCAGCCAAGGCCGGCATCACCGCGGTGATCCAGCCCGGCGGCTCGATGCGCGACGCCGAGGTAATCGCCGCTGCAGACGAAGCCGGCATTGCAATGGTATTCACCGGCATGCGCCACTTTAGGCACTAA
- the purD gene encoding phosphoribosylamine--glycine ligase, giving the protein MNVLIIGSGGREHALAWKVAQDPRIKKVYVAPGNAGTATEAKCENVAIDVLAIEQLADFAEQNVQLTIVGPEAPLVRGVVDVFRARGLDCFGPTAAAAQLEGSKAFTKDFLARHKIPTADYRNFTDVEPALAYLQEKGAPIVIKADGLAAGKGVIVAMTLAEAEDAVRDMLSGNAFGDAGARVVIEEYLDGEEASFIVMVDGANVLPMATSQDHKRVGDGDTGPNTGGMGAYSPAPVVTAEVHQRVMDEVIWPTVKGMAAEGNVYTGFLYAGLMIDRSGAPKVIEFNCRFGDPETQPIMLRLQSSLVLLVEAALAKALDKIEAQWDTRPSLGVVLAAGGYPGDYSKGAAIRGLEAAAQLDGKVFHAGTALKDGRVTTSGGRVLCATAMGETVSAAQQNAYALAARIEWEGHFYRHDIGYRAISREQGES; this is encoded by the coding sequence ATGAACGTATTGATCATCGGCAGCGGCGGCCGCGAGCACGCACTGGCCTGGAAGGTCGCGCAAGACCCACGCATAAAGAAGGTTTACGTCGCCCCCGGTAATGCAGGCACCGCTACCGAAGCGAAGTGCGAAAACGTCGCCATCGACGTGCTGGCCATCGAGCAGCTGGCAGACTTCGCCGAGCAGAACGTACAGCTGACCATCGTCGGCCCCGAAGCGCCGTTGGTCAGAGGCGTGGTGGACGTGTTCCGCGCGCGCGGTCTCGATTGCTTCGGCCCGACCGCCGCCGCCGCGCAGCTGGAAGGTTCCAAGGCCTTCACCAAGGATTTCCTGGCCCGTCACAAGATACCGACGGCGGACTACAGGAATTTCACCGACGTCGAACCGGCTCTGGCCTATCTCCAGGAGAAAGGCGCGCCGATCGTGATCAAGGCCGACGGCCTGGCGGCTGGCAAAGGTGTGATCGTCGCCATGACGCTGGCGGAAGCCGAGGACGCCGTGCGTGACATGCTCTCCGGCAATGCCTTTGGCGATGCGGGTGCACGGGTGGTGATCGAAGAATATTTAGACGGCGAGGAAGCCAGCTTCATCGTCATGGTCGACGGCGCCAATGTGTTGCCGATGGCCACCAGCCAGGATCACAAACGCGTCGGGGACGGCGACACCGGCCCGAACACCGGCGGCATGGGCGCCTACTCCCCGGCACCGGTGGTCACCGCCGAGGTCCATCAGCGCGTCATGGACGAGGTCATCTGGCCAACCGTCAAGGGTATGGCGGCGGAAGGCAATGTCTACACGGGCTTCCTCTATGCCGGCCTGATGATTGACCGCAGTGGCGCGCCCAAGGTAATCGAATTCAACTGTCGTTTCGGTGATCCTGAAACCCAGCCGATCATGTTGCGCCTGCAGTCCAGCCTGGTGCTGCTGGTCGAGGCGGCCCTGGCCAAGGCGCTGGACAAGATCGAAGCGCAGTGGGATACGCGCCCGAGCCTAGGCGTTGTGCTCGCCGCAGGTGGCTATCCCGGCGACTACAGCAAAGGCGCAGCGATCCGCGGCCTGGAAGCTGCCGCTCAGTTGGACGGAAAAGTGTTCCATGCCGGCACCGCGTTGAAGGACGGAAGGGTCACCACCTCCGGCGGTCGAGTGCTTTGCGCAACGGCCATGGGCGAAACCGTCTCAGCCGCTCAGCAGAATGCCTACGCACTGGCCGCTCGCATCGAGTGGGAAGGCCACTTCTATCGCCACGACATCGGCTATCGTGCCATTTCGCGCGAACAAGGCGAGAGCTGA
- a CDS encoding hybrid sensor histidine kinase/response regulator, with translation MRRLWVAIAFTFSLLLAALSAFAAAIEPPSPLAAIDAAQATEPNWRLLVDQSNRLTLAEILEQRSLFQRIDQRSYAAPASDSAVWLQVSLPAFAHPNWLWIFAPRVQFLDFYLLRDGKVERHVETGELRPLESRPLPARAYLFSLPSDNVPREAYIRLQSSHPIMAWFHTVDEAGLVKQTRPAYLFGALFGALALLMIYNLLRFAYTFSYSHIWLALLHGALLTCAVANLGLLAVWSPKLIYSQPLIADMAALATCISLLAFTFGFFHHRRTPWTTWLLALQAGLVSALAAIILFTGQLWFSWLIYAMVLVTAISVTAVAIYHWRQRYDPARLLVAGMMLFDGGFVFVLPILLGFNQFDPDWLTGIMFSVATCSGLILSFALLERQRQIQSDSRNQHTAEAVTSAELKTKADFLAKISHEIRTPMNGVLGMSELLLSTSLSAKQRDYVQTIHSSGNELLNLINEILDISKLESGQIELDDVQFDLNALIEDCLSIFRAKAEQQKVELISFVQPQMPHVVAGDPTRLRQALLNLLENAFKQTEEGEVLLIAAVDDHEGKPRLRITVQDSGRPLEAQERDALLNAALDSRDFLAATRHGGRLGLIIARQLVHLMDGEFGIQTGGIAGNTLWISLPLGADISEQPGSDLDDQLKGARLLVVDDNDTCRKVLSQQCSSWGLEVSAVASGKEALALLRTKAHLREYFDVVLLDQDMPGMTGMQLASRIKEDFSLNHDILLIMLTGMSNAPSKIIARNAGIKRILAKPVAGYTLKTTLADELARRTSAIAQSTTIQAATPLSVPDDFRILVAEDNSISTKVIRGMLSKLNLKPDTASNGEEALASIKTQPYDLVLMDCEMPIMDGFEATARLRAWEASEGRPRTPVVALTAHILSEHRERARDAGMDGHMAKPVEMSQLRELIEHWVRIRAAAADR, from the coding sequence GTGCGTCGACTCTGGGTCGCCATTGCTTTTACCTTCAGTCTATTGCTGGCTGCGCTGAGTGCATTCGCCGCGGCCATCGAGCCACCCTCGCCTTTGGCAGCCATTGACGCCGCACAGGCGACAGAGCCCAACTGGCGATTGCTCGTCGACCAATCAAACCGGCTCACCCTTGCGGAAATCTTGGAACAACGCAGTCTGTTCCAGCGAATAGACCAACGCTCCTATGCCGCTCCGGCGAGCGATAGCGCCGTCTGGCTACAGGTGAGTTTGCCCGCCTTTGCTCACCCGAACTGGCTGTGGATATTTGCGCCTCGCGTACAATTTCTCGATTTTTATCTGCTGCGTGACGGCAAGGTCGAGCGCCATGTAGAAACCGGCGAGCTGCGGCCGCTGGAATCCCGACCGTTACCTGCCCGTGCGTACCTGTTTTCCCTACCCAGCGACAACGTTCCTCGCGAAGCCTACATCCGCTTACAGTCGTCGCACCCCATCATGGCCTGGTTCCATACGGTGGATGAGGCGGGGCTGGTCAAGCAGACCCGCCCGGCCTACCTGTTCGGGGCACTGTTCGGCGCCCTCGCCTTGCTGATGATCTACAACCTGCTGCGCTTCGCCTATACCTTCAGCTACAGCCATATATGGCTCGCCTTGCTGCACGGCGCGCTGCTGACCTGTGCCGTGGCGAACCTCGGTCTGCTGGCCGTGTGGTCACCGAAACTGATCTACAGCCAACCCCTGATTGCCGATATGGCCGCATTGGCGACTTGTATTTCCTTGCTGGCCTTCACCTTTGGCTTCTTTCATCACCGCAGAACGCCCTGGACAACCTGGCTCCTTGCACTGCAAGCGGGCCTAGTCAGCGCACTGGCGGCGATCATACTGTTTACCGGCCAGCTCTGGTTCAGCTGGCTGATTTACGCCATGGTGCTGGTCACAGCCATCAGCGTCACCGCAGTGGCCATCTATCATTGGCGGCAGCGTTATGACCCAGCCCGCCTGCTAGTCGCCGGCATGATGTTGTTCGATGGCGGTTTCGTCTTCGTTTTGCCTATCCTGCTGGGCTTCAACCAGTTCGATCCAGACTGGCTGACCGGCATTATGTTCAGCGTGGCCACGTGCTCCGGGCTGATCCTCAGCTTCGCATTGCTCGAGCGGCAGCGTCAGATCCAATCGGACAGCCGCAATCAGCATACAGCCGAAGCGGTCACCAGTGCCGAGCTAAAAACCAAGGCGGACTTCCTGGCGAAGATCAGCCATGAAATTCGCACCCCAATGAACGGGGTGCTTGGCATGAGCGAGCTATTGCTCAGCACCTCGCTGTCGGCCAAGCAGCGCGATTATGTGCAGACGATTCACAGCTCCGGCAACGAGCTGCTCAACCTGATCAACGAGATTCTCGATATCTCCAAATTGGAGTCTGGGCAGATCGAACTGGACGATGTCCAATTCGACCTCAACGCTCTGATTGAAGACTGCCTGAGCATCTTTCGCGCCAAGGCCGAGCAGCAAAAAGTCGAGCTGATCAGCTTTGTCCAGCCGCAGATGCCGCATGTCGTTGCGGGCGACCCGACCCGCTTGCGTCAGGCCCTGCTGAACCTGCTCGAAAACGCCTTCAAACAGACCGAGGAAGGTGAGGTGCTGCTGATCGCGGCGGTGGATGACCATGAGGGGAAACCACGGCTGCGTATCACCGTGCAGGACAGTGGACGACCGCTGGAAGCACAGGAACGCGATGCTCTGCTCAATGCCGCCCTGGATAGCCGCGACTTCCTCGCCGCGACCCGTCACGGCGGCCGCCTCGGCTTGATCATCGCCAGGCAGCTCGTCCACTTGATGGATGGGGAGTTCGGCATTCAGACCGGTGGCATCGCTGGCAATACGTTGTGGATCAGCCTGCCGCTGGGTGCGGACATCTCGGAGCAACCCGGCAGTGATCTGGACGATCAGCTGAAAGGCGCACGGCTGTTAGTGGTGGATGACAACGATACCTGCCGAAAGGTGCTCAGCCAGCAATGCAGCAGTTGGGGGCTGGAAGTCAGTGCGGTGGCCTCGGGCAAAGAGGCGTTGGCGCTTCTGCGTACAAAGGCGCACCTGCGTGAATATTTCGATGTGGTTTTGCTCGATCAGGACATGCCCGGCATGACAGGCATGCAACTGGCCAGCCGGATCAAGGAAGACTTCAGCCTGAATCACGACATTCTGCTGATCATGCTGACCGGCATGAGTAACGCGCCAAGCAAAATCATCGCGCGTAACGCCGGCATCAAACGCATCCTGGCCAAACCCGTGGCCGGCTACACCCTGAAGACCACCCTGGCGGACGAGCTTGCTCGTCGCACCAGCGCCATTGCGCAATCCACCACGATCCAAGCCGCCACACCGCTTTCCGTGCCGGACGACTTCCGCATCCTGGTGGCAGAAGACAACAGCATTTCCACCAAGGTCATTCGAGGCATGTTGAGCAAGCTCAACCTCAAGCCGGATACGGCTAGTAATGGAGAAGAAGCGCTCGCCTCGATCAAAACTCAACCCTATGATCTTGTGCTGATGGACTGCGAAATGCCGATCATGGACGGTTTCGAGGCCACCGCGCGGCTACGTGCCTGGGAAGCGTCCGAAGGCCGCCCGCGAACGCCGGTAGTGGCCCTGACTGCCCATATTCTCAGCGAACACCGCGAGCGCGCCCGCGACGCCGGGATGGACGGGCACATGGCAAAGCCTGTCGAGATGTCCCAGTTGCGCGAACTGATTGAGCACTGGGTCCGTATCAGAGCGGCCGCAGCAGATCGATAA
- a CDS encoding cytochrome P450, whose translation MPDIPHDSQTESSLSLLSEGYSFISSRCQRLGSDLFQVRLLMQNTICMSGEEAAKLFYDEQLFQREHAAPRMLQKTLFGQGGVQGLDGEAHRHRKQLFLSLLTEAAVAELVRLSEANWQAAIETWQQCDRVVFMPEVQAILTRTACDWAGVPLEEGELLHRRDQLAAMIDGAGGVGARHWRARKARKEAESWMIELISRVRAGTLVIDESRPLAVVARHLDLDGAVLKERIAAVEMLNLLRPTVAVARFVTYAALELLAHPQWHQRLQQEDAVLEPFAQEVRRLHAFFPFTAARVRKDFEWRGYHFPKDTRVLLDLYGTNRDARLWVQPEAFRPERFAAWDGGAFNFITQGGGDAASGHRCPGEPLAIALLKSALCMLTRRMSYAVPAQSLHMDPSRMPEQPESLLIICDVRPLSPAG comes from the coding sequence ATGCCGGATATCCCCCACGACTCACAGACGGAAAGCTCGCTTTCGCTGCTTAGCGAAGGTTACTCGTTCATCTCCAGTCGGTGCCAGCGGCTCGGCTCGGACCTGTTTCAAGTTCGCCTGCTGATGCAGAACACCATATGCATGAGCGGCGAGGAGGCGGCAAAGCTGTTCTACGACGAGCAGTTGTTCCAGCGCGAGCACGCGGCGCCACGCATGCTGCAGAAAACACTGTTTGGCCAGGGGGGCGTGCAGGGGCTCGATGGCGAGGCTCATCGGCATCGCAAGCAGCTTTTTCTCTCCCTGCTGACCGAGGCGGCGGTAGCCGAGCTGGTGCGGCTGAGCGAGGCCAATTGGCAGGCAGCTATCGAAACGTGGCAACAGTGCGATCGCGTGGTTTTCATGCCCGAAGTACAGGCGATCCTCACGCGCACTGCATGCGACTGGGCCGGAGTGCCACTTGAGGAGGGAGAGCTGCTCCATCGTCGTGATCAGCTGGCTGCGATGATAGATGGGGCGGGTGGTGTTGGGGCGCGTCACTGGCGCGCGCGCAAGGCCCGTAAGGAGGCGGAAAGCTGGATGATCGAGCTGATCAGCCGGGTGCGCGCCGGAACACTGGTGATTGATGAGTCCCGGCCGCTGGCTGTAGTCGCTCGGCATCTCGATCTGGACGGCGCGGTACTGAAGGAGCGGATCGCTGCCGTGGAAATGCTCAACCTGCTACGACCGACCGTAGCGGTGGCACGATTCGTCACTTATGCCGCGCTGGAATTGCTGGCACACCCTCAATGGCATCAACGGCTCCAGCAAGAGGACGCTGTCCTGGAGCCCTTTGCGCAGGAAGTCCGCCGGCTTCACGCCTTCTTCCCCTTCACTGCGGCGCGTGTGCGCAAGGATTTCGAATGGAGGGGCTATCACTTTCCGAAAGACACACGGGTGCTGCTGGACCTCTACGGTACCAATCGAGACGCACGGCTCTGGGTGCAACCCGAGGCATTTCGGCCCGAGCGCTTTGCCGCCTGGGATGGCGGTGCTTTCAATTTCATTACTCAGGGCGGTGGAGACGCCGCGAGCGGGCATCGCTGCCCTGGAGAGCCTCTGGCGATAGCCCTGCTGAAGAGTGCGCTGTGCATGTTGACCCGTAGAATGAGCTATGCGGTGCCTGCGCAGAGTTTGCATATGGACCCGTCACGAATGCCTGAGCAACCTGAAAGCCTGCTGATCATCTGCGACGTTCGGCCTTTGTCGCCGGCCGGCTAG
- a CDS encoding lysylphosphatidylglycerol synthase transmembrane domain-containing protein, whose protein sequence is MMKRSDVAWTLVGIMAVLLSGYLLYQEIRNLSLAELTDSLGAISHRNWLLAGLATLGAYSALAWYDRIAIAHLGRTISWWFITLCSFTTYALAHNVGASVFSGAVVRYRAYRSKGLTPHEIGVLIVFCSLTFFLGILLSGGAVLILRPDLLNRLIDADPWLSIAIGTSLLCLVGLYVIGAWRHFAPMHVGKWRITYPRLPIVGRQLIAAPLELACAAAIIYFALPAAQNPGYLVVFGVFLGSFSLALLSHAPGGLGVLEVTFLAALPELPTADVLAALIVFRAFYLLVPFALAILVVAVFETAQWSERRRKGAAGQ, encoded by the coding sequence ATGATGAAGAGGAGCGATGTCGCCTGGACCCTTGTCGGCATCATGGCGGTACTGCTTTCAGGCTATCTGCTCTATCAAGAGATTCGTAATCTTTCCCTGGCTGAGCTCACCGACAGCCTCGGGGCCATCAGTCACCGCAACTGGCTGTTGGCCGGACTGGCTACGCTTGGCGCCTACAGTGCGCTCGCCTGGTACGACCGCATCGCCATCGCCCATCTCGGTAGGACCATCTCATGGTGGTTCATCACGCTGTGCTCATTCACCACCTACGCTTTGGCACACAACGTAGGGGCCTCAGTCTTTTCCGGCGCGGTCGTGCGTTACCGTGCGTATCGCAGCAAGGGACTTACGCCTCATGAAATCGGCGTGCTGATCGTGTTCTGCTCGCTGACATTTTTCCTCGGCATCCTGCTTTCCGGCGGAGCCGTGCTGATCCTGCGGCCAGATCTGCTGAACAGGCTCATCGATGCCGATCCATGGCTATCGATCGCGATTGGTACATCGCTGCTGTGCCTGGTTGGCCTTTACGTGATTGGCGCGTGGCGACATTTCGCGCCGATGCACGTAGGAAAATGGCGAATCACTTACCCGCGCCTACCCATCGTTGGCCGCCAGTTGATTGCCGCGCCGCTGGAACTCGCCTGTGCAGCGGCCATTATCTATTTCGCCCTTCCCGCGGCGCAGAATCCCGGTTACCTGGTGGTGTTCGGGGTGTTTCTCGGTTCCTTCTCGCTGGCGTTGCTATCCCACGCACCCGGGGGGCTCGGTGTGCTCGAGGTAACGTTTCTCGCCGCCCTGCCGGAACTGCCCACCGCCGACGTCCTGGCGGCGCTGATCGTATTCAGAGCGTTCTACCTGTTAGTGCCATTTGCCCTTGCGATTCTGGTGGTGGCAGTGTTCGAAACGGCACAATGGTCGGAGCGACGCCGCAAAGGCGCCGCCGGCCAGTAA